One Anolis carolinensis isolate JA03-04 chromosome 5, rAnoCar3.1.pri, whole genome shotgun sequence DNA segment encodes these proteins:
- the ube2k gene encoding ubiquitin-conjugating enzyme E2 K isoform X1 — translation MTLRTVLLSLQALLAAAEPDDPQDAVVANQYKQNPEMFKQTARLWAHVYAGAPVSSPEYTKKIENLCAMGFDRNAVIVALSSKSWDVETATELLLSN, via the exons ATGACTCTAAGAACAGTCTTGTTATCACTGCAAGCACTCTTGGCAGCTGCAGAACCTGATGATCCACAGGATGCAGTAGTGGCAAATCAG TACAAGCAAAATCCAGAAATGTTTAAACAGACAGCTCGGCTTTGGGCACACGTGTATGCTGGAGCACCAGTTTCTAGTCCAGAATACACCAAAAAGATAGAAAACCTTTGTGCTATGGGCTTTGATAGG AATGCAGTAATAGTGGCCTTGTCTTCAAAATCGTGGGATGTAGAGACAGCAACAGAACTACTTCTGAGTAACTGA